In Brockia lithotrophica, one DNA window encodes the following:
- a CDS encoding Spermidine synthase: protein MELWFTEYQAEGVALSLKVRRSLHHEVSPYQRIDVLETEAYGRVLLLDGMVMTTERDGHVYSEMLAHVPLVAHPHPERVLIVGGGDGGVACEVLRHASVRTVDLVEIDAAVLRVAEAFFPEAGKCLRDPRVHVHVADGFSFLDGRTAHYDVILVDSTEPVGPAVQLFELAFYEKLRNSLRSGGLFAAQTDNPWLKRERVVRAHHLVGRAFPHVWTYLASIPTYPSGLWSFTLGSLGPDPLAIEDARAEALPTRYYTPEVHRASFALPRELLVALREGREA from the coding sequence GTGGAACTTTGGTTTACCGAATACCAAGCCGAGGGAGTCGCGTTAAGCCTCAAGGTCCGCCGGAGCCTGCACCACGAAGTGTCGCCATACCAGAGGATAGACGTCCTGGAGACGGAAGCCTACGGCCGGGTTCTTCTTCTGGACGGAATGGTCATGACGACGGAGCGCGACGGCCACGTGTACAGCGAGATGCTTGCCCACGTACCCCTGGTCGCGCACCCGCACCCCGAACGCGTGCTCATCGTAGGGGGCGGGGACGGCGGCGTGGCGTGTGAGGTTTTGCGTCACGCTTCCGTGCGCACCGTAGATCTTGTGGAAATCGACGCTGCCGTCCTCCGGGTGGCAGAGGCGTTTTTCCCGGAAGCCGGGAAATGCCTCCGGGATCCGCGCGTACACGTCCACGTCGCCGACGGCTTTTCCTTCCTCGACGGCCGAACGGCACACTACGACGTGATCCTCGTCGACTCTACGGAACCGGTGGGACCGGCCGTCCAGCTCTTCGAGCTCGCCTTTTACGAGAAACTGCGCAACTCGTTGCGTTCGGGCGGGCTATTTGCCGCGCAGACCGACAACCCCTGGCTCAAGCGCGAGCGGGTGGTTCGCGCCCACCACCTCGTAGGTCGCGCATTCCCGCACGTTTGGACGTACCTCGCATCGATTCCCACGTATCCCTCGGGGTTGTGGAGCTTCACCCTGGGAAGCCTTGGCCCCGATCCTCTCGCCATCGAGGACGCACGCGCCGAGGCCCTCCCTACGCGGTACTACACGCCGGAAGTGCACCGGGCCTCCTTTGCGCTTCCGCGCGAACTCCTCGTGGCTCTCCGGGAAGGAAGGGAAGCATGA
- a CDS encoding Multimodular transpeptidase-transglycosylase yields the protein MWRQAAHVLFALIVLLVASTAALAALAILTPLPYEPREEIHHPTVLYDAKGRAFAPLGGNTFQIPLRKEDIPPLVKAATLAVEDRRFYRHLGVDPLRLLKALYVNARTGEIREGGSTVTQQLARNLYLSHERTWARKLKELVYALRLEQRLSKEEILALYLNTIYYGNGAYGIEAAAERYFGKTAKDLSLAEASFLVGLPKGPSLYDPYRHFELARQRQREVLDAMVAAGILSEAEAARAWTEEIRLLPHPEETREAPYFARQVELWLEEHLGIDEGTARRAGLKVHTTLDPQAQAAAEEAVRQHIPPDTDLEAAVVVADPRTGAVLALVGGKDFAKSQLDRTRAPRQPGSTFKPFVYLTALEEGYTPLTLGPSREKTFVLADGTPYTPKNYGDRYANADVPLAYAIQTSDNVYAVDTISRLGPERVAARARDLGIAEPLLPVLSLALGTSEVSPWSLAQAYATLAAGGVYRPLYLVERVETADGRLLYVHRPEERRVAGRDTVYVLTHLLERVLDEGGTGHLVAARLKRPAAAKTGTTAVDGWMAGYTPFRVVVVRVGYDQERTLDNREAALAKFIWADALERASHDLPPESFTQPAGVTLLSVDLRSGWNTGRFAEGSTRLAFVRGSEPTLLPAANPPPPSPAEPSLWERLKGLWPRVLP from the coding sequence GTGTGGAGACAGGCCGCACACGTACTCTTTGCCCTCATCGTTCTCCTCGTGGCAAGCACGGCCGCGCTTGCCGCCCTCGCGATCCTCACACCCCTTCCTTACGAACCGCGTGAGGAGATCCACCACCCGACGGTCCTCTACGACGCAAAGGGCCGGGCGTTCGCCCCTCTGGGAGGGAACACCTTTCAGATCCCCCTGCGCAAAGAGGACATTCCCCCGTTGGTCAAAGCGGCGACGCTCGCCGTCGAGGACCGGAGGTTTTACCGCCATTTGGGAGTAGATCCGCTGCGCCTCCTCAAGGCGCTCTACGTCAACGCGCGCACGGGAGAAATTCGCGAGGGCGGAAGCACGGTCACGCAACAGCTCGCCCGGAACCTTTACCTGAGCCACGAGCGCACGTGGGCGCGGAAATTGAAGGAACTCGTTTACGCCCTACGTCTCGAACAGCGCCTGAGCAAGGAAGAGATTCTCGCCCTCTACCTGAACACGATTTACTACGGAAACGGGGCTTACGGGATCGAAGCGGCCGCGGAACGCTACTTCGGAAAGACGGCCAAAGATCTTTCCCTCGCCGAGGCGAGCTTCCTCGTCGGATTGCCCAAAGGACCCTCCCTGTACGACCCGTACCGCCACTTCGAACTCGCCCGACAGCGACAGCGCGAAGTCCTCGACGCCATGGTTGCCGCAGGGATCCTTTCAGAGGCCGAAGCCGCACGGGCGTGGACGGAGGAAATTCGCCTCCTCCCACACCCCGAGGAAACGAGAGAGGCTCCCTACTTTGCCCGCCAGGTCGAGCTCTGGCTCGAAGAACACCTTGGGATCGACGAAGGGACTGCCAGACGAGCCGGGCTCAAGGTCCACACGACCTTGGATCCTCAGGCGCAAGCTGCGGCCGAAGAGGCCGTTCGGCAGCACATTCCCCCGGATACTGACCTGGAAGCGGCGGTCGTCGTCGCTGACCCCCGTACGGGAGCCGTGCTCGCCCTCGTCGGAGGAAAGGATTTCGCCAAAAGCCAGCTCGATCGCACGCGCGCGCCGCGCCAACCGGGTTCGACGTTCAAACCCTTCGTCTACCTCACCGCACTCGAAGAAGGCTACACGCCTCTCACCCTCGGTCCGAGCCGCGAAAAGACGTTCGTCCTGGCAGACGGCACGCCGTACACGCCGAAAAACTACGGCGACCGGTACGCAAACGCGGACGTTCCCCTCGCGTACGCAATTCAGACGAGCGACAACGTCTACGCCGTGGACACGATTTCCCGCCTTGGTCCGGAACGGGTCGCCGCCCGTGCCCGCGACCTCGGGATCGCAGAACCGCTCCTTCCCGTCCTCTCCCTCGCCCTCGGGACCTCCGAGGTGAGTCCTTGGTCCCTCGCGCAAGCGTACGCGACGCTTGCCGCAGGGGGCGTCTACCGCCCTCTTTACCTCGTGGAACGCGTCGAAACTGCAGACGGTCGGCTTCTCTACGTACATCGTCCGGAAGAACGGCGGGTCGCCGGTCGGGATACGGTCTACGTCCTCACCCACCTCCTCGAGCGCGTCCTCGACGAAGGGGGGACGGGACACCTCGTCGCCGCCCGCTTGAAACGTCCGGCGGCGGCGAAAACCGGTACGACCGCGGTGGATGGGTGGATGGCCGGGTACACGCCCTTCCGCGTCGTCGTCGTTCGGGTGGGGTACGATCAAGAACGCACTCTCGACAACCGGGAAGCCGCCCTCGCGAAATTCATCTGGGCCGATGCCTTAGAAAGAGCCTCGCACGACCTCCCTCCCGAAAGTTTCACCCAGCCCGCCGGCGTCACCCTCCTCTCCGTAGACCTGCGATCGGGTTGGAATACGGGCCGTTTTGCAGAAGGAAGCACGCGCCTCGCCTTCGTGCGGGGGAGCGAGCCTACGCTTCTTCCCGCAGCAAACCCCCCACCTCCCTCTCCCGCAGAACCTTCGCTCTGGGAGCGCCTCAAAGGCCTTTGGCCTCGCGTCCTTCCCTAA
- a CDS encoding Glucokinase, protein MNAVGIDVGGTQIKGGIVREDGTILRFRNVPTPREGGEAVLEALVDLIRSLLGDGEEVAFVGVGVPGWVDGRSGVVGHAPNLKWRNVPLRERLARELPFPVAVENDANVALLGELWRGAARGAEWVLFFALGTGVGGAILAEGKLLRGARGFAGEFGHIPVRREGGLLCSCGKRGCLETEASGRAIARRGREAAETGRSPYLAEVLAREGRISARHVATAASEGDAAAREIFVQAAEALAFVAGGLVNALNPERIVVGGGVSRAGEVLFTPLREALPRYALPEFLLPDILLPGEHPEDAGVLGAAYLGFREGREAKGL, encoded by the coding sequence ATGAACGCCGTGGGCATCGATGTAGGGGGGACTCAGATCAAGGGGGGAATCGTCCGCGAAGACGGGACCATCCTCCGCTTCCGCAACGTGCCGACGCCGCGGGAAGGAGGAGAGGCCGTCCTCGAAGCGCTCGTAGACCTCATCCGTTCTCTCCTCGGGGACGGTGAGGAAGTGGCGTTCGTAGGGGTCGGCGTCCCCGGCTGGGTGGACGGTCGATCGGGGGTAGTCGGGCACGCCCCGAACTTGAAGTGGCGGAACGTTCCATTGCGGGAACGCCTTGCACGTGAGCTTCCCTTTCCCGTCGCCGTAGAAAACGACGCAAACGTCGCCCTCCTCGGAGAGCTTTGGCGGGGAGCCGCCCGGGGTGCCGAATGGGTGCTCTTTTTTGCCTTGGGAACAGGGGTCGGGGGGGCAATTCTTGCGGAAGGAAAGCTTCTCCGCGGCGCGCGCGGCTTCGCGGGCGAATTCGGTCACATCCCCGTTCGGCGCGAGGGCGGGCTTTTGTGTTCTTGCGGGAAGCGCGGTTGCCTGGAGACGGAGGCTTCCGGCCGAGCCATTGCCCGCCGCGGCCGCGAAGCGGCGGAAACGGGACGTTCTCCGTACCTTGCGGAAGTTCTTGCCCGCGAGGGCCGGATTTCCGCCCGCCACGTGGCGACAGCGGCGAGCGAGGGCGACGCCGCCGCGCGGGAGATCTTCGTGCAGGCGGCGGAAGCTCTGGCTTTCGTCGCCGGAGGTCTCGTGAATGCCCTGAACCCCGAACGGATCGTCGTTGGCGGCGGCGTGAGCCGTGCGGGTGAGGTGCTCTTCACCCCGCTCCGAGAAGCCCTTCCCCGGTACGCCTTGCCGGAATTTCTCCTTCCCGACATCCTTCTGCCGGGAGAACATCCGGAAGACGCGGGCGTCCTCGGGGCCGCATACCTCGGGTTTAGGGAAGGACGCGAGGCCAAAGGCCTTTGA
- a CDS encoding Thymidylate kinase, translating into MAEETLLAFLRRRLVTVEGPEGSGKTTFALRLREALVSLGHAVVFTREPGGTPLGERVRAFLLGEESAGVDPLSEALFYAAVRREHVVRVIRPALEAGRVVLVDRFVDSSLVYQGMVRGAGVERVRAINEVVLEGLWPSLTFYLDLPVEEALERLTRDKERVYSRFDRLDASFHAFVREGYERLVRSEPRFVRLDARLAPEELVQRALPILTRHLAGEAPLP; encoded by the coding sequence GTGGCGGAAGAAACGCTCCTTGCCTTCCTTCGGCGCCGCTTAGTTACCGTAGAAGGACCGGAAGGGTCCGGGAAGACGACATTCGCCCTCCGCCTTCGGGAAGCGCTCGTTTCCCTCGGGCATGCCGTCGTTTTCACCCGCGAACCGGGAGGGACCCCCCTCGGGGAGCGGGTTCGCGCCTTTCTCCTCGGCGAGGAGTCTGCGGGCGTCGATCCCCTGAGCGAGGCGCTTTTCTATGCGGCGGTACGCCGCGAGCACGTCGTTCGCGTGATTCGTCCGGCGCTCGAGGCCGGGCGCGTCGTGCTCGTGGACCGCTTCGTCGACTCGAGTCTGGTGTACCAAGGGATGGTTCGAGGAGCCGGGGTAGAGCGGGTGCGCGCGATCAACGAAGTTGTGCTCGAGGGACTGTGGCCCTCCCTCACCTTTTACCTCGACCTCCCCGTGGAAGAGGCTCTTGAGCGCCTCACGCGCGACAAGGAACGGGTCTACAGCCGCTTCGATCGCCTAGACGCCTCGTTTCACGCCTTCGTCCGGGAAGGCTACGAACGTCTCGTCCGCTCCGAACCACGCTTTGTCCGCCTCGACGCGCGCCTCGCCCCCGAAGAACTCGTACAACGAGCGCTCCCCATTCTCACACGACACCTGGCCGGCGAAGCGCCTTTGCCCTGA
- a CDS encoding metalloendopeptidase, giving the protein MRDTRWDKRSWRDLTSDTRHDAFVLQVIPLDGGDARSLRISRRAFYGTLAAAGFGFTALTGFAVHQYATSGSLRAELHTALQAKEQAEAEARELRSKNVALEDELVRWRQRIAVLDGRLAETEHKLAALEGLAAALETQVTGKSTIGRGQATPLSAPTSGSRPASLVGEEPSRGAGGNVGELLFSLAERLNGSEERGAAIQHKIALLGEIAEHVPSIMPADGRIVSGFGMRRDPFTFALQMHTGVDIANVSGTPIRAAASGVVVDTGWVGGYGLTVRIAHGNGVETFYAHLSQVVVQRGQSVKKGELIGYMGSTGRSSGPHLHYEVRLGGRPIDPVPYLGGVVHAVAEEGPLD; this is encoded by the coding sequence GTGAGGGATACGCGATGGGACAAGCGGTCGTGGCGCGACCTCACCTCGGATACTCGCCACGATGCCTTTGTCCTCCAGGTGATCCCCTTGGACGGCGGGGACGCTCGCTCGCTGCGCATTTCGCGTCGTGCCTTTTACGGGACGCTGGCGGCGGCGGGATTCGGTTTCACCGCGTTGACGGGATTTGCCGTCCACCAATACGCGACGTCGGGAAGCTTACGGGCGGAACTCCACACCGCGCTTCAGGCCAAGGAGCAGGCGGAGGCGGAGGCCCGCGAGTTGCGCTCGAAAAACGTCGCCCTCGAGGACGAGCTCGTGCGCTGGAGACAGAGGATTGCGGTACTCGACGGCCGCCTGGCGGAGACGGAACACAAGCTTGCCGCGCTCGAGGGTCTGGCCGCGGCATTGGAAACGCAGGTTACGGGAAAGAGCACTATTGGTCGGGGACAGGCGACGCCCCTTTCCGCGCCTACCTCCGGTTCCCGCCCCGCATCCCTCGTGGGGGAGGAACCCTCCCGTGGGGCGGGGGGGAACGTAGGCGAGCTCCTCTTTTCCCTCGCCGAACGCCTGAACGGAAGCGAGGAGCGAGGGGCGGCGATTCAGCACAAGATCGCCCTCTTAGGGGAGATCGCCGAGCACGTGCCGAGCATCATGCCGGCCGACGGGAGGATCGTGTCGGGTTTCGGGATGCGGCGCGACCCCTTCACCTTCGCCCTGCAAATGCACACCGGGGTCGACATCGCCAACGTTTCGGGAACGCCGATCCGAGCGGCAGCTTCCGGGGTCGTCGTAGACACGGGATGGGTTGGCGGATACGGACTTACCGTGCGCATCGCCCACGGAAACGGCGTGGAGACGTTTTACGCGCATTTGAGCCAGGTGGTCGTACAACGGGGACAGAGCGTGAAGAAGGGAGAACTCATCGGCTACATGGGCTCCACGGGTCGGAGCTCCGGGCCACACCTCCACTACGAGGTGCGCCTCGGCGGTCGTCCGATCGATCCCGTACCCTACCTCGGAGGTGTGGTCCATGCTGTCGCGGAAGAAGGACCCCTCGACTGA
- a CDS encoding Purine nucleoside phosphorylase: MSLHIGARKEDVASKVLLPGDPLRARFIAREFLEGAVEVNAVRGMYGYTGTYRGERVTVQGTGMGMPSMAIYATELLREYEVRTLIRVGTCGAFLPEVRLRDVVLAQGASTDSNMNRLHFRGIDYAPLADFSLLCAAYRVARRLELPVHVGGVFTTDRFYGDADKEAYEKKLAEHGTLCVEMETAALYTLAKAYGARALSILTVSDHLVTREETTAEERERTFTAMIQLALETLVADVEEG; encoded by the coding sequence GTGAGCCTGCACATCGGTGCCCGGAAAGAAGACGTCGCGTCCAAAGTCCTGCTCCCGGGAGATCCCTTGCGGGCGCGTTTTATCGCCCGGGAGTTTCTCGAAGGTGCTGTGGAAGTGAACGCCGTGCGGGGAATGTACGGCTACACGGGGACCTACCGCGGGGAACGGGTGACAGTTCAAGGAACGGGCATGGGCATGCCTTCTATGGCGATCTACGCCACGGAACTCCTTCGAGAGTATGAAGTGCGCACGCTCATCCGCGTGGGGACGTGCGGCGCCTTTCTCCCCGAAGTGCGACTGCGGGACGTCGTCCTCGCCCAGGGCGCATCGACGGACTCGAACATGAATCGCCTGCACTTCCGGGGCATCGACTACGCTCCCCTGGCCGACTTTTCCCTCCTGTGCGCCGCCTACCGCGTGGCGCGGCGCCTCGAACTCCCCGTCCACGTGGGCGGTGTGTTTACCACCGATCGCTTTTACGGCGACGCGGACAAAGAAGCCTACGAGAAGAAGCTCGCCGAACACGGAACCCTCTGCGTAGAGATGGAAACCGCGGCGCTCTACACGCTCGCCAAAGCCTACGGCGCCCGCGCTCTATCCATCCTCACGGTGAGCGATCACCTCGTGACGCGGGAGGAGACCACGGCGGAGGAGCGAGAGCGGACGTTTACAGCGATGATCCAGCTCGCCCTGGAGACCCTCGTTGCGGACGTAGAAGAGGGGTAG
- a CDS encoding Protoporphyrinogen IX oxidase, aerobic, HemY, whose protein sequence is MNEMRVAVLGGGVSGLAAAYFLVRKKERVPFLRVDVYERAPRLGGVVETHVADGAIVERGPDAFFARDEKIFSVLRELGLEDELVAQNPEAGPTYVYHRGRLLPLPPGTEMGVPRRLLSMVRTPLLSPAGKLRAALDFVLPPLDAPGDVSVGEFFRRRFGDEVVEALIEPLVGTVYGAEADVLSLDTLFPAYRDLERRYRSVLLGLRRSSRPSVRGETKSASRAPGAGRFLTLRSGLEELVRRLARALPPDAVHLQTGVEALAWEDGLWKLVLSTGETVSAFVVVSTLPAWELARLLRGMGREDGAALLEEIPYSSTANVAFRFASPPLLGFSGAAILVPPRERRVVSSVSFTSRKWPHTVPPGESLVRVFVDRRSVERYTADAELREAVEEDLARLLGNLPPVRSALVSRFDRSLALYTVGHKERLARIRTYFANLGLPLVVRGAVFTGVGIPDCLTGGERAADEALEHLAALAKRA, encoded by the coding sequence GTGAACGAAATGCGGGTCGCCGTCCTGGGAGGCGGCGTGTCCGGCCTCGCCGCCGCGTATTTCCTCGTACGGAAAAAAGAGCGCGTTCCCTTCCTGCGCGTCGACGTCTACGAGCGGGCTCCGCGGCTCGGGGGAGTGGTGGAGACCCACGTCGCCGACGGGGCGATAGTGGAGCGCGGTCCGGACGCATTTTTTGCCAGGGACGAAAAGATCTTTTCCGTGCTTCGCGAACTCGGGCTCGAGGACGAGCTCGTCGCGCAAAATCCGGAGGCGGGGCCGACCTACGTCTACCACCGCGGCCGACTCCTCCCCCTTCCCCCGGGCACGGAAATGGGGGTACCGCGGCGCCTGCTTTCCATGGTCCGCACCCCCCTCCTTTCCCCTGCGGGAAAACTCCGGGCCGCTCTCGACTTCGTGCTTCCCCCGTTGGATGCGCCGGGGGACGTCTCCGTGGGCGAATTTTTCCGCCGCCGCTTTGGCGACGAGGTGGTCGAAGCGCTCATCGAACCTCTCGTGGGTACGGTGTACGGCGCCGAGGCGGACGTCCTGAGCCTAGATACCTTGTTTCCTGCGTACCGCGACCTCGAGCGACGCTACCGCAGCGTCCTCCTCGGGTTGCGGCGGTCCTCCCGTCCCTCGGTGCGGGGAGAAACGAAGTCCGCCTCTCGGGCGCCCGGAGCGGGAAGGTTCCTCACCCTCCGTTCGGGTCTCGAAGAGCTCGTCCGTCGCCTCGCTCGGGCGCTACCTCCCGACGCCGTCCACCTGCAGACGGGGGTGGAGGCTCTCGCCTGGGAGGACGGTCTCTGGAAGCTCGTGCTTTCCACGGGGGAAACCGTCTCCGCTTTCGTCGTGGTGAGTACCCTCCCGGCGTGGGAGCTCGCGCGCCTCTTGCGCGGGATGGGACGGGAAGACGGTGCGGCCCTCCTCGAAGAAATCCCGTACTCGTCCACGGCCAACGTCGCGTTCCGCTTCGCCTCACCCCCGCTTCTCGGATTTTCCGGGGCGGCAATCCTCGTTCCGCCGCGGGAGCGGCGCGTTGTGAGTTCGGTTTCCTTTACGTCGCGGAAGTGGCCGCACACGGTGCCCCCGGGAGAATCGCTGGTAAGGGTATTCGTCGATCGGCGCTCCGTGGAGCGGTACACGGCGGACGCCGAACTTCGCGAAGCCGTGGAGGAAGACCTCGCGCGCCTCCTCGGCAACCTTCCTCCCGTCCGATCCGCCCTCGTGAGCCGCTTCGACCGTTCCCTCGCCCTGTACACGGTAGGGCACAAGGAACGCCTCGCCCGTATTCGCACGTACTTTGCCAACCTCGGCCTTCCCCTCGTGGTCCGCGGGGCGGTCTTTACCGGCGTGGGGATACCGGACTGCCTCACGGGGGGCGAGCGGGCGGCAGACGAAGCACTCGAGCACCTCGCCGCCTTGGCAAAACGCGCGTAA
- a CDS encoding Ferrochelatase, protoheme ferro-lyase gives MKAGVLIASYGAPRSLEEIESYFTHIRRGHPPKPEELADLVRRYRAVGGTDRLLRETERQVAALRRVLAALLFPDELPLVSAYRHAPPYLEDGVRALAAQGVRSILLLPLAPHYSPAHHVEYVERVRRAAESLGLEAHVVEDFGNHPCLVAWWAEAVRKAWEDADPYVLFTAHSLPVPPEDPYVRSLERLAAAVARAAEVPEGRYRLAFQSAGRPGLPWIGPDVGEVLPEVARRARSVLVAPIGFVSEHLEVVYDLDVEAKAIAEAHGLAFHRLPLPGSSSAFVGMLAALVLGGLRRMRAHAEDGRGAGRGRR, from the coding sequence ATGAAGGCGGGCGTTCTCATCGCTTCCTACGGCGCGCCGCGCAGCCTGGAGGAGATCGAATCGTACTTCACGCACATCCGCCGCGGACACCCTCCGAAGCCCGAAGAACTCGCCGATCTCGTCCGGCGCTACCGGGCCGTCGGCGGGACCGATCGCCTTCTTCGCGAGACCGAGCGCCAAGTAGCCGCCCTGCGCCGAGTGCTCGCCGCGCTCCTCTTTCCCGACGAACTTCCGCTCGTGAGCGCGTACCGCCACGCGCCTCCCTACCTGGAAGACGGAGTTCGGGCGTTGGCGGCTCAGGGCGTACGGAGCATCCTCCTCCTTCCCCTGGCTCCTCACTACTCCCCGGCACACCACGTGGAGTACGTGGAGCGCGTCCGACGCGCGGCGGAATCCCTGGGCCTCGAGGCGCACGTCGTCGAAGATTTCGGCAACCATCCCTGTCTTGTGGCGTGGTGGGCAGAGGCCGTGCGTAAGGCGTGGGAGGATGCGGACCCGTACGTCCTCTTCACGGCGCACAGCCTCCCCGTGCCGCCGGAAGATCCGTACGTGCGGAGCCTGGAACGCCTCGCCGCCGCCGTCGCGCGGGCGGCCGAAGTCCCGGAGGGGAGGTACCGCCTTGCGTTTCAGAGCGCGGGACGGCCGGGCCTTCCCTGGATCGGCCCCGACGTAGGAGAAGTTCTCCCGGAGGTCGCGCGGCGCGCGCGCAGCGTGCTCGTAGCTCCCATCGGCTTTGTGAGCGAACACCTGGAGGTCGTCTACGACCTGGATGTGGAGGCGAAGGCGATCGCCGAAGCGCACGGCCTCGCCTTTCACCGCCTCCCCCTTCCGGGGTCGTCGTCGGCTTTCGTCGGGATGCTCGCCGCGCTCGTCTTGGGCGGACTTCGCAGGATGCGCGCCCACGCGGAAGACGGGCGTGGCGCGGGGAGGGGTAGAAGGTGA
- a CDS encoding Uroporphyrinogen III decarboxylase: MTAKRGEGETPSPNRRKNDLFLRAARREAVERVPVWYMRQAGRYDPKYHALKGERDLLAASRDVETAVRITLLPVDRLGVDAAILYADILTPLAGVGFDVRFVEGRGPVLDPPVRAKGDVARLRAFAPERVSFVGETLSVLREAPVPVIGFAGAPFTVASYLLEGGATREFRRTKAAYLSAPSFWRELQESLVNLTVDYLTYQARSGADALMLFDSWAGALSPWDYGRYVLPYVRQLLEGLRRDNPGHVLIYYPGVSSGELLPLLSDLTVDVLGVDWRVSLADAATRTGGRFVLQGNYDPSWLFAPEEILEAYAVRVLEEGERAPGHIFNVGHGLFPEVDVGKLKYLTDFVRTTSAARKRAQAKGGTL, from the coding sequence GTGACGGCGAAACGGGGGGAAGGAGAAACCCCCTCTCCCAATCGGCGAAAGAACGACCTCTTTTTGCGCGCCGCGCGTCGCGAAGCGGTAGAGCGGGTGCCGGTGTGGTACATGCGGCAGGCGGGACGCTACGACCCGAAGTACCACGCCCTAAAAGGCGAGCGCGACTTGCTCGCGGCGAGTCGCGATGTGGAGACCGCCGTGCGGATCACCCTCTTGCCCGTAGATCGGCTGGGGGTGGATGCGGCCATCCTCTACGCGGACATCCTCACTCCGCTCGCCGGCGTAGGATTCGACGTGCGTTTTGTGGAGGGAAGAGGCCCCGTTCTCGATCCGCCCGTTCGCGCGAAAGGGGACGTCGCGCGCCTGCGCGCCTTTGCGCCCGAACGCGTTTCTTTTGTAGGGGAAACCTTGTCCGTTCTGCGGGAAGCTCCCGTTCCCGTCATCGGCTTTGCCGGAGCGCCGTTCACCGTCGCAAGCTACCTCCTGGAAGGAGGGGCGACGCGGGAGTTCCGCCGCACGAAGGCGGCCTATCTCTCTGCCCCCTCGTTTTGGCGCGAGCTCCAGGAATCCCTCGTGAACCTGACGGTGGACTACCTCACGTACCAAGCTCGGTCCGGTGCGGATGCGCTCATGCTGTTCGACAGCTGGGCGGGGGCCCTCTCTCCCTGGGATTACGGGCGGTACGTCCTTCCGTACGTACGGCAGCTCTTGGAGGGGCTCCGTCGGGACAACCCGGGGCACGTGCTCATCTACTACCCCGGGGTCTCCTCGGGGGAGCTTCTGCCGCTCCTCTCCGACCTCACCGTAGACGTGCTCGGGGTAGACTGGCGCGTTTCCCTGGCCGACGCCGCAACGCGTACGGGGGGCCGGTTCGTGCTTCAGGGGAACTACGATCCTTCGTGGCTTTTTGCGCCCGAGGAGATCCTCGAGGCCTACGCCGTACGCGTCCTCGAAGAGGGTGAGCGGGCTCCCGGCCACATCTTCAACGTAGGGCACGGCCTCTTTCCGGAAGTCGACGTAGGAAAGCTCAAATACCTCACGGATTTCGTCCGCACGACGTCGGCCGCGCGCAAACGCGCGCAGGCCAAGGGGGGAACCCTATGA